The window CCGGCACGTAATACGGCGAGATCGCCGTGCCGAGGCCCGGCTTGCTGAAGACGGCTTTTTCCATCTCCATGCACGGCGGACACCAAGTCCCCCAGAAGTGAATCAGCAACAGTCGGTTCGTCTGCGCGGCCTGCTTCTGAGCGACGTTCAGATCGGTCTCCCAACGGAGTTGATCTTGGGCGTGAGCGGGCACCGCGAAAAACAAGAGCGAGGCGATGACGCTGAGCGAAAGAAAACGCGGCATGTCGCGAACCTTTACTGAAGTTCTGAGATTCGAGCCGGCAAAACGGTTCGCTTCACTTATCGGTTCGGCCGAGGGGAGAAGTTGTGGAAATCTGTAACGGTTCTCCCGATTCGTCGGATTATGCCACTCTGCCGGCAATCGTGTCTCGGCCCACTTCCACGGCTTGACCACGGACATAAAACGATGGATAACCAACCCCGAGCCGAGCCCGAGCCGAAGATGAAATGCCGAATAAACGGTATTTTCCCGGGAAAGCTTGCCTTGACACGCTTAAGGCGACGACTAAGATTTGGGTAGTTTGAAGTCGCCCATTGAGGGGTGCCGGAGCTGAGCCCGTGCGGACAAGCCGCACCGCTAGCACCGCGAACTCTGCACATGTCGGGCTGCTTACCTTACGGCCCCGCTTACCTAGCGTTTGTCATCGGCCCCAGCGGTCGATGAACCGCTCTGGTGAAACAGCCGCATGTGACGAATTGCCGCAACTAAAGATGCTTCGGCCGTTCGGTCTGCTATCCGCAACCGTCTTCCTGTGACGGACTCGAAGGGTACTCGGACTGCGAACATTGCCGGAACGGCTCTCCGTTCCCGATGACTCGCACGCTGCCCCTCGAACTGCTTGATGCACGCCGAGAATATAGTAATTTCCCGGCCGGAAGAGTGTTGATAAGAAGCGATTCTTGGCTGAGTTGCTGAATACGGGCTGCTGAAACAGGGCCGCTAGAAATCGGCCGTTGAATCTAGGCCGATCGATTTGTAGGCGCAAAACGAATCTGCTCGTATGTGCCTCTTTCGTACGATCGCAACTTAGGACCGCATGACGCAAGTTTAAGACGCGAGCTAGGTCGCCCGAGCACATGCTGCTTGGCGACGTCGCTCCCGTTTGCTCGGCAAGTTTTGCAGGTGCGAAGAACGTTTGGTTTCACTCGATAAGGAACTGCCGCTCGACATAGGCCATCTGATTTTTCTTGCGACCCGTGATCGGCCGGAGGCCGATGTCGCGACTTCAGAGACCTAACTCCGAGACCGCAATTTTCGGAAGTCCGTAGCCACGGAACTCCGTCGTGTTGCTTCCGCTTCGTCAGCCGCAGTTTTAGTCTCGCTTAGTGAGGTCGTTCCTCGTTTCGTATCGTGGGCATTGAAGCCGACGAGGCGGATATTGGTGACAGGTTCGGAGCGTCTGAGAACAGATGCTCGGTGGTAAGAATTCCGCGACCGAAAACGGTTCGGGCTTCTTTTTCGTTCCCCTTCGACGCGGTGTTGAAGGGATGTCAGTTTCGGTCGCGTTTCAACGTGCCGTAAGATCGTCGTTCGGGTCGGGCCCTCAGCCGCCCTCGCGGAGATCCTTATCGGTGGCGCGACCTTGTGATCCAGTTTGTGTGATCAGGATAGAGCGCATGTCGAAGAAACGTCGGGGTCGAGGTCGTCAGGGTGGCGGCGGTTACAACAACGGTCAAGGTGGCGGTGGCGGCCAGAACAACGGCTACGGCGGCGGTGGCGGCCAAGGTGGCGGCGGCGGCTACGGCGGTGGTGGTGGAGGAGGTGGTGGTGGTGGCGGCTACAATCGCGGCGGAGGAGGCGGTGGTGGTGGAGGCGGCGGCGGACAGAATCGTTATCGCCGCAATCGTCCGCGGTACGACCCCAACGCTCCGCGCGAACCACGCCCGGAAGCCGAACCGCAACTCGACGCCGAAGGGAACCCGCTTCCGGTTCCCACGGAAAACGCCGACGGCACTCCCTACACACCTCCGGCACTCGATACCGTCTCGGGCATCTTAGAACTGCACCCGAACGGCTACGGCTTTCTGCGAGATCCGAAGAACAACTACTCGCGCGAGCGCACCGACGCCTTCGTGCCCGGCACGATGATCGAGCGCTTCCGCCTGCGCGAAGGGGTGATGATCAACGGCCTCGCGCAGCACAACCGCAAGCAAGAAGGTCCGCGGATTCGCGAGATCGTCGACGTCGACGGCCTCAAGCCGGAAGAATACCCGAACATCAAATCGTTCGACCAGAAGACGCCGATCAATCCCGAGCAATGGCTCCGGCTGGAAATCGGTCAGCAGCCGCTCAGCAACCGGATCATGGACTTGCTCACGCCGCTCGGCAAAGGTCAGCGGGCGTTGATCGTCGCTCCGCCGCGCTCCGGCAAGACGATCCTGCTGCAAAACATCAGCGCGGCGATTTCGCAAAATCATCCGGAGCTGAAGCTGTTCGTCCTCTTGGTCGACGAGCGCCCGGAAGAAGTCACCGACATGAAGCGCTGCGTGCAAGGGGAAGTGATCGCGAGCAGTCTCGATCGCGACGTCGAAAGCCATGTGCGGTTGTCGCAGCTCGTCGTCGAGCGCTGCAAGCGGCTCGTCGAAGAAGGACACGACGTCTTCTTGCTCATGGACTCGATCACGCGCATGGCCCGCGCCTTCAACAAGTGGGTCGGCAACTCCGGCGCCACGATGTCGGGCGGTATCAGCACGAAGGCGATGGACATCCCGAAGAAGCTCTTCGCGACGGCCCGCGCGTTCGAAGAAGGGGGCTCGCTCACCGTCGTCGCGACGGCGCTGATCGACACCGGCAGCCGGATGGACGAACTCATCTTCCAAGAGTTCAAAGGAACGGGCAACATGGAGCTCGTGCTCGACCGGAAGCTCGCCGACCGCCGCGTGTGGCCGGCGATCGACATCTCGCAGTCGGGCACCCGCCGCGAAGAAAAACTCCTCGACCCGGACACGCTCCACGCCGTGACGATGCTGCGGCGCACGCTGTCGAGCATGAACCACCTCGACGCGATGGAACAACTCACCGGCAAGCTCGCGAAATTCAAGAGCAACCGTGAGTTCATCAGCCTGATCGCAACGGCCCGCGCGGCGGATTAACTCGCTCAAGCCGCATAGACAATTGAATGGCACCTCCGCTTGCCGTTATTCACGTTGAGATCGACGACGTCACACTGACAGTCGATCTCAGCGACGGCCGGACGATGAAAGTGCCGCTCGATTGGTATCCGCGTTTAGTCGAAGGAAGCTCCGCTGAACGAGCGAACTACCGCTTGCTCGGCGGCGGCACCGGCGTGCATTGGCCGCTGCTCGACGAAGACGTCAGCCTCGGCAACCTGCTCGACGGGCGAAAGTCGGCGGAAAGCCAACCTTCGTTCGACAAGTGGCTACGGAGTCGCGCCGGCACGCCGACGAAAACGGAATCTCCCGCGCGCGGCATGAGTCTCGACGACTAACGACTCGTCAAACAATAGCCTCTAGGCCGCCCGGCTCACGCGCACCGTCTGCTCAGCTTCTTCGCCGTCGAAGTTCACCAGCCGTCTTACCGCGTACGTCTGCTTGCCTTGGCAGGCGAAGTAGATCCGCGAGCAGACTTCGCCCAGCAGGCCGAGCACGAAGAATTGCGTGCCGACGACCATGCCCAACACGCTGAGCAAGAGCAGCGGGTTGCCCGTCATGTCGACGCCGCCGAGGAGCTTCATGGCGACCGTCGCGGCGCCGGATGCGCAGCCGGCGAGCACGCCGATCAGGCCCATCCCGCCGAAGAGCTTCATCGGGCTCACGGCGTAGCGAATCAGAAACTTCACGGTCATCAAGTCGAGGATCACGCGCACCGTACGCCAGATGCCGTACTTCGTCGTGCCGAAGCGGCGGGCATGGTGCTTCGTCTCCACTTCCACGCAGCGGGCTCCTTGCCAATGCGCGAGGATCGGAATGAAGCGATGCATTTCGCCGTAGAGCTCGAGCTCTTGCGCGATCTCGCGACGAATCACCTTGAGCGTGCAGCCGAGATCGTGAACCGGAAAGCCGGTCACTTTCGAGATCAGCCAGTTCGCGATCTTCGACGGCAGCTTGCGGTTCACGAAGGCGTCTTGCCGATGCTTGCGCCAGCCGTGGACGAGGTCGTAGCCTTCTTCGAGCTTGGCGACCATCATCGGGATATCGGTCGGGTCGTTTTGCAGATCGCCGTCGATCGTGACGACGTAGTCTTGCGTGGCATGCCGAATGCCGGCTTGCATCGCGGCGGTTTGTCCGTAGTTGCGGCGAAAGTCGACGACCTTCACATGCGCGTCGCGGGCGGCGAGCGCGTCGAGCTTCTCCGTGGTGCCGTCGCGCGAGCCGTCGTTGACGAAGATCAATTCGTAGGGGCGGCCGGTCGGCGCGATGGCATCGGTGAGCGCGCGATACTGTAGCTCGACGTTGTCGCGCTCGTTGTAAATCGGAATGACGACGGAAATGCTCACGAGCGAAAACTCCACGAACGGAATCGGATTCTAAACTCGGCTAACTACGCTTCGTCGTCGGCGCGGCGGCTTCCAAAGCCTCGGGCCGCACGACGGGGCTCGACTCGCGCCAGGCGTCGACCTCGGGCGAGTTCGAACTCGGCGCGAGCTTACGACCTATGACCACGAAACTGCGCGGACGATCGTAGCGATTGCGGTCGATCGTGACCACGCCGACTTGTTCCCACGCGAAAGGCAAAGGAAGCGGCGACGGTTCGCCGGCGGCGCTGTTGAAGCAAAAATACTCCCAATCGGCCGTGCCGGCGGAAGCCGGCGTCGGTGTTGCGACCAACTCCACCCGACGTGGGCCCATGCCGGCAAGGTGGTAAGTAAAGAGATGGCTGACGGGCACGAAGCTCACAAGCTTCGCCTCGCCCGGCACCAGCGCCAGCGTGCGTCGCACATCGGCACGGATGTCGAAGCTGTAGGCTGCGAGCGAGTTCACGCCGGCGACCGTATACGACAGACCGTAGAAAACAGCGAGTACATAAGCAGCCGTGGCCGAAGCCCGCAGGGAGTCGGGCTTGTCGAGCCGGCGCATCGCCCAGCGGCAGCAGAGGCAGACCGCAACCGTTGCTAGTAGCAACAAGGTAACAACGCCGAAGCTCTGCGCCCCGGACGGGTTCGTCGACTTCGGAATCCAATGGGTCAGGCCGCTCGATTGCCACGCGAAGTAAACGGTGACGACCAGCGCAATCGCGCAGCCGGCCAGCAGCGCCGCGCGCCAGATGCGCCGCGCGACGGCGCCGGCTTCCGCCGCCAAAGCCAATTGCGCCGCCGTGCCGCCGAGCAAGGCGATGCACGGATAGAGGGGCATGAAGTAGCGTGTCTGCGCGGCATGAGCCAGCAA of the Planctomycetia bacterium genome contains:
- the rho gene encoding transcription termination factor Rho, translated to MSKKRRGRGRQGGGGYNNGQGGGGGQNNGYGGGGGQGGGGGYGGGGGGGGGGGGYNRGGGGGGGGGGGGQNRYRRNRPRYDPNAPREPRPEAEPQLDAEGNPLPVPTENADGTPYTPPALDTVSGILELHPNGYGFLRDPKNNYSRERTDAFVPGTMIERFRLREGVMINGLAQHNRKQEGPRIREIVDVDGLKPEEYPNIKSFDQKTPINPEQWLRLEIGQQPLSNRIMDLLTPLGKGQRALIVAPPRSGKTILLQNISAAISQNHPELKLFVLLVDERPEEVTDMKRCVQGEVIASSLDRDVESHVRLSQLVVERCKRLVEEGHDVFLLMDSITRMARAFNKWVGNSGATMSGGISTKAMDIPKKLFATARAFEEGGSLTVVATALIDTGSRMDELIFQEFKGTGNMELVLDRKLADRRVWPAIDISQSGTRREEKLLDPDTLHAVTMLRRTLSSMNHLDAMEQLTGKLAKFKSNREFISLIATARAAD
- a CDS encoding DUF2442 domain-containing protein produces the protein MAPPLAVIHVEIDDVTLTVDLSDGRTMKVPLDWYPRLVEGSSAERANYRLLGGGTGVHWPLLDEDVSLGNLLDGRKSAESQPSFDKWLRSRAGTPTKTESPARGMSLDD
- a CDS encoding glycosyltransferase family 2 protein, translated to MSISVVIPIYNERDNVELQYRALTDAIAPTGRPYELIFVNDGSRDGTTEKLDALAARDAHVKVVDFRRNYGQTAAMQAGIRHATQDYVVTIDGDLQNDPTDIPMMVAKLEEGYDLVHGWRKHRQDAFVNRKLPSKIANWLISKVTGFPVHDLGCTLKVIRREIAQELELYGEMHRFIPILAHWQGARCVEVETKHHARRFGTTKYGIWRTVRVILDLMTVKFLIRYAVSPMKLFGGMGLIGVLAGCASGAATVAMKLLGGVDMTGNPLLLLSVLGMVVGTQFFVLGLLGEVCSRIYFACQGKQTYAVRRLVNFDGEEAEQTVRVSRAA